The Glycine soja cultivar W05 chromosome 3, ASM419377v2, whole genome shotgun sequence genome window below encodes:
- the LOC114405823 gene encoding histone deacetylase complex subunit SAP18: MSDGGKRQGGRALPPPPRGPPPPPPSRPRLEPVDREKTCPLLLRVFTKIGSHHSMEDFAVRGKEPKDEVQIYTWKDATLRELTDLVKEVAPAARRRNAKLSFAFVFPDKNGRFKVQEVGKTLSYGNGRLDDGKALAELGFEIGDYLDVAIL; the protein is encoded by the exons atgagcGACGGAGGAAAACGACAAGGTGGAAGAGCGTTGCCGCCGCCGCCAAGAGGCCCTCCGCCTCCTCCCCCCTCTCGCCCTCGCCTCGAACCCGTCGATCGCGAAAAG ACATGTCCGTTACTGCTGCGAGTGTTCACTAAGATTGGGAGTCACCATTCCATGGAAGACTTTGCCGTCAGAGGCAAAGAGCCCAAAGACGAGGTTCAGATTTACACCTGGAAGGACGCTACTCTCCGAGAACTCACCGATCTT GTCAAAGAAGTTGCTCCGGCTGCAAGGAGAAGAAACGCCAAACTCTCCTTCGCCTTTGTATTCCCCGACAAAAACGGCCGTTTCAAAGTTCAAGAG GTGGGCAAGACATTATCTTATGGAAATGGAAGATTAGATGATGGCAAGGCTTTAGCCGAACTTGGTTTTGaa ATCGGTGACTACTTGGATGTGGCTATTCTGTAG
- the LOC114405822 gene encoding uncharacterized protein LOC114405822 isoform X2 gives MGSEENGTEIQIQNPTHTQTQQHSNPNNIASPEIHANTSNNQIEITSHYGGDDAESDRHVTLVVHPHSLLPMPVPPQSFKSNENDAVSSNDSNFSVGSFLRQRSSHLSAAIVKRVSSLRQSMEEKTNDDEEENLEVTEFSLSGVKVTVTPKPEEEKETSFKGRISFFSKSNCRDCTAVRRFFKEKGIRYVEINVDVFGERERELRERTGSGSVPQIFFNEKLIGGLVALNSLRNSGEFDRRVAEIVAGKVAGGDSPAPPVYGFDYVEEERADEMVGVVRVLRLRLPIQDRLRRMKMVKNCFQGNELVEALLQNFHCARNEAVEIGKQLSKKHFIHHVFGENDFEEGNHLYRFLEHEPFIPRCFNFHDTTNDSEPKPADSIFVRLTKIMSAILESYASDDRQHVDYEAISRSEEFRRYVNLTQDLQRVNLLELSENEKLAFFLNLYNAMVIHAVISVGCPEGAIDRRSFFSDFQYLVGGHPYSLNMIKNGILRCNRRSPYSLVKPFSTGDKRLEVALIKLNPLLHFGLCNGTKSSPNVRFFTPHRVVDELRGAAREFFENHGIEVDLEKRTVYLTRIFKWFSGDFGQEKEILLWIINYLDPNKAGLVTHLMGDSGPVHISYQNYD, from the exons ATGGGTTCCGAAGAGAACGGCacggaaattcaaattcagaatccaacacacacacaaacacaacaacatagtaATCCTAATAATATTGCTTCACCCGAAATCCACGCTAACACCTCCAACAACCAAATTGAAATCACTTCCCATTATGGCGGTGACGACGCCGAGAGTGACAGGCATGTAACTCTAGTAGTCCACCCTCATTCCCTTCTCCCCATGCCCGTGCCACCGCAGAGTTTCAAATCCAACGAAAACGATGCCGTTTCGTCGAACGACTCGAACTTCTCCGTCGGAAGCTTCCTCCGCCAGCGCAGCAGCCACCTCTCCGCCGCGATCGTGAAGCGCGTCTCCTCTCTCCGCCAATCCATGGAAGAAAAAACCAACGACGACGAGGAAGAGAATCTCGAAGTCACGGAGTTCAGCCTTTCCGGCGTCAAGGTCACGGTGACGCCGAAGCCGGAAGAGGAAAAGGAAACCTCGTTTAAAGGACGCATCAGCTTCTTCTCGAAATCTAATTGCAGAGACTGCACCGcggtgagaagattcttcaaagagaaaggaataaGATACGTCGAGATAAACGTCGACGTTTTCGGCGAGAGAGAACGCGAGCTTCGTGAGCGAACCGGGAGCGGTTCCGTGCCGCAAATTTTCTTCAACGAGAAGCTGATCGGAGGTTTGGTGGCGCTGAACTCGCTGCGGAACAGCGGAGAGTTCGACCGGAGAGTGGCGGAGATCGTCGCCGGGAAGGTCGCCGGCGGCGATTCGCCGGCGCCGCCGGTGTATGGGTTTGATTATGTGGAGGAAGAGCGCGCTGACGAGATGGTTGGGGTGGTTAGGGTTTTGAGGCTGAGATTGCCGATTCAGGATCggttgaggaggatgaagatgGTGAAGAACTGCTTCCAAGGGAACGAGTTGGTGGAGGCGCTGCTTCAGAACTTCCACTGCGCGCGTAACGAG GCCGTTGAGATCGGGAAACAATTATCCAAGAAGCACTTCATCCATCATGTTTTCGG GGAAAATGACTTCGAGGAGGGAAATCACTTATACCGTTTCCTCGAGCATGAACCCTTTATCCCCAGATGCTTTAATTTTCATGATACCACAAATGATAGTGAACCAAAGCCTGCAGATTCAATATTCGTGAGGCTTACCAAGATTATGTCTGCCATTCTTGAGTCTTATGCCTCTGATGATAGGCAACATGTTGATTATGAGGCCATTAGCAGAAGCGAAGAATTTCGTAG GTACGTAAATTTGACTCAGGATCTGCAGCGAGTGAATCTCTTGGAATTATCAGAAAACGAGAAGCTTGCATTcttcttaaatttatataatgctATGGTCATCCATGCTGTTATTAGCGTAGGGTGTCCAGAAGGTGCAATTGATAGGAGATCCTTCTTCAGTGATTTCCAGTATCTGGTTGGAGGGCACCCTTATTCTcttaatatgattaaaaatggTATCCTCAGATGCAATCGGAGGTCACCATATTCCTTAGTAAAGCCCTTTAGCACAGGAGACAAGCGGTTAGAG GTTGCTCTTATCAAGTTGAATCCGCTATTACACTTTGGACTTTGTAATGGTACAAAGTCTAGCCCAAACGTTAGGTTCTTCACACCACATAGAGTTGTAGATGAATTAAGAGGTGCTGCAAGAGAGTTCTTTGAGAACCATGGAATTGAAGTGGACCTGGAGAAGAGAACGGTTTATCTAACTCGGATTTTCAAGTG GTTCAGTGGGGATTTTggacaagagaaagaaatattGTTGTGGATAATTAATTACTTGGATCCAAATAAAGCCGGTCTTGTGACACATCTCATGGGAGATAGTGGACCAGTTCACATCTCTTACCAGAATTATGATTG a
- the LOC114405822 gene encoding uncharacterized protein LOC114405822 isoform X1, with translation MGSEENGTEIQIQNPTHTQTQQHSNPNNIASPEIHANTSNNQIEITSHYGGDDAESDRHVTLVVHPHSLLPMPVPPQSFKSNENDAVSSNDSNFSVGSFLRQRSSHLSAAIVKRVSSLRQSMEEKTNDDEEENLEVTEFSLSGVKVTVTPKPEEEKETSFKGRISFFSKSNCRDCTAVRRFFKEKGIRYVEINVDVFGERERELRERTGSGSVPQIFFNEKLIGGLVALNSLRNSGEFDRRVAEIVAGKVAGGDSPAPPVYGFDYVEEERADEMVGVVRVLRLRLPIQDRLRRMKMVKNCFQGNELVEALLQNFHCARNEAVEIGKQLSKKHFIHHVFGENDFEEGNHLYRFLEHEPFIPRCFNFHDTTNDSEPKPADSIFVRLTKIMSAILESYASDDRQHVDYEAISRSEEFRRYVNLTQDLQRVNLLELSENEKLAFFLNLYNAMVIHAVISVGCPEGAIDRRSFFSDFQYLVGGHPYSLNMIKNGILRCNRRSPYSLVKPFSTGDKRLEVALIKLNPLLHFGLCNGTKSSPNVRFFTPHRVVDELRGAAREFFENHGIEVDLEKRTVYLTRIFKWFSGDFGQEKEILLWIINYLDPNKAGLVTHLMGDSGPVHISYQNYDWSINS, from the exons ATGGGTTCCGAAGAGAACGGCacggaaattcaaattcagaatccaacacacacacaaacacaacaacatagtaATCCTAATAATATTGCTTCACCCGAAATCCACGCTAACACCTCCAACAACCAAATTGAAATCACTTCCCATTATGGCGGTGACGACGCCGAGAGTGACAGGCATGTAACTCTAGTAGTCCACCCTCATTCCCTTCTCCCCATGCCCGTGCCACCGCAGAGTTTCAAATCCAACGAAAACGATGCCGTTTCGTCGAACGACTCGAACTTCTCCGTCGGAAGCTTCCTCCGCCAGCGCAGCAGCCACCTCTCCGCCGCGATCGTGAAGCGCGTCTCCTCTCTCCGCCAATCCATGGAAGAAAAAACCAACGACGACGAGGAAGAGAATCTCGAAGTCACGGAGTTCAGCCTTTCCGGCGTCAAGGTCACGGTGACGCCGAAGCCGGAAGAGGAAAAGGAAACCTCGTTTAAAGGACGCATCAGCTTCTTCTCGAAATCTAATTGCAGAGACTGCACCGcggtgagaagattcttcaaagagaaaggaataaGATACGTCGAGATAAACGTCGACGTTTTCGGCGAGAGAGAACGCGAGCTTCGTGAGCGAACCGGGAGCGGTTCCGTGCCGCAAATTTTCTTCAACGAGAAGCTGATCGGAGGTTTGGTGGCGCTGAACTCGCTGCGGAACAGCGGAGAGTTCGACCGGAGAGTGGCGGAGATCGTCGCCGGGAAGGTCGCCGGCGGCGATTCGCCGGCGCCGCCGGTGTATGGGTTTGATTATGTGGAGGAAGAGCGCGCTGACGAGATGGTTGGGGTGGTTAGGGTTTTGAGGCTGAGATTGCCGATTCAGGATCggttgaggaggatgaagatgGTGAAGAACTGCTTCCAAGGGAACGAGTTGGTGGAGGCGCTGCTTCAGAACTTCCACTGCGCGCGTAACGAG GCCGTTGAGATCGGGAAACAATTATCCAAGAAGCACTTCATCCATCATGTTTTCGG GGAAAATGACTTCGAGGAGGGAAATCACTTATACCGTTTCCTCGAGCATGAACCCTTTATCCCCAGATGCTTTAATTTTCATGATACCACAAATGATAGTGAACCAAAGCCTGCAGATTCAATATTCGTGAGGCTTACCAAGATTATGTCTGCCATTCTTGAGTCTTATGCCTCTGATGATAGGCAACATGTTGATTATGAGGCCATTAGCAGAAGCGAAGAATTTCGTAG GTACGTAAATTTGACTCAGGATCTGCAGCGAGTGAATCTCTTGGAATTATCAGAAAACGAGAAGCTTGCATTcttcttaaatttatataatgctATGGTCATCCATGCTGTTATTAGCGTAGGGTGTCCAGAAGGTGCAATTGATAGGAGATCCTTCTTCAGTGATTTCCAGTATCTGGTTGGAGGGCACCCTTATTCTcttaatatgattaaaaatggTATCCTCAGATGCAATCGGAGGTCACCATATTCCTTAGTAAAGCCCTTTAGCACAGGAGACAAGCGGTTAGAG GTTGCTCTTATCAAGTTGAATCCGCTATTACACTTTGGACTTTGTAATGGTACAAAGTCTAGCCCAAACGTTAGGTTCTTCACACCACATAGAGTTGTAGATGAATTAAGAGGTGCTGCAAGAGAGTTCTTTGAGAACCATGGAATTGAAGTGGACCTGGAGAAGAGAACGGTTTATCTAACTCGGATTTTCAAGTG GTTCAGTGGGGATTTTggacaagagaaagaaatattGTTGTGGATAATTAATTACTTGGATCCAAATAAAGCCGGTCTTGTGACACATCTCATGGGAGATAGTGGACCAGTTCACATCTCTTACCAGAATTATGATTGGTCAATAAATTCTTGA